The genomic region NNNNNNNNNNNNNNNNNNNNNNNNNNNNNNNNNNNNNNNNNNNNNNNNNNNNNNNNNNNNNNNNNNNNNNNNNNNNNNNNNNNNNNNNNNNNNNNNNNNNNNNNNNNNNNNNNNNNNNNNNNNNNNNNNNNNNNNNNNNNNNNNNNNNNNNNNNNNNNNNNNNNNNNNNNNNNNNNNNNNNNNNNNNNNNNNNNNNNNNNNNNNNNNNNNNNNNNNNNNNNNNNNNNNNNNNNNNNNNNNNNNNNNNNNNNNNNNNNNNNNNNNNNNNNNNNNNNNNNNNNNNNNNNNNNNNNNNNNNNNNNNNNNNNNNNNNNNNNNNNNNNNNNNNNNNNNNNNNNNNNNNNNNNNNNNNNNNNNNNNNNNNNNNNNNNNNNNNNNNNNNNNNNNNNNNNNNNNNNNNNNNNNNNNNNNNNNNNNNNNNNNNNNNNNNNNNNNNNNNNNNNNNNNNNNNNNNNNNNNNNNNNNNNNNNNNNNNNNNNNNNNNNNNNNNNNNNNNNNNNNNNNNNNNNNNNNNNNNNNNNNNNNNNNNNNNNNNNNNNNNNNNNNNNNNNNNNNNNNNNNNNNNNNNNNNNNNNNNNNNNNNNNNNNNNNNNNNNNNNNNNNNNNNNNNNNNNNNNNNNNNNNNNNNNNNNNNNNNNNNNNNNNNNNNNNNNNNNNNNNNNNNNNNNNNNNNNNNNNNNNNNNNNNNNNNNNNNNNNNNNNNNNNNNNNNNNNNNNNNNNNNNNNNNNNNNNNNNNNNNNNNNNNNNNNNNNNNNNNNNNNNNNNNNNNNNNNNNNNNNNNNNNNNNNNNNNNNNNNNNNNNNNNNNNNNNNNNNNNNNNNNNNNNNNNNNNNNNNNNNNNNNNNNNNNNNNNNNNNNNNNNNNNNNNNNNNNNNNNNNNNNNNNNNNNNNNNNNNNNNNNNNNNNNNNNNNNNNNNNNNNNNNNNNNNNNNNNNNNNNNNNNNNNNNNNNNNNNNNNNNNNNNNNNNNNNNNNNNNNNNNNNNNNNNNNNNNNNNNNNNNNNNNNNNNNNNNNNNNNNNNNNNNNNNNNNNNNNNNNNNNNNNNNNNNNNNNNNNNNNNNNNNNNNNNNNNNNNNNNNNNNNNNNNNNNNNNNNNNNNNNNNNNNNNNNNNNNNNNNNNNNNNNNNNNNNNNNNNNNNNNNNNNNNNNNNNNNNNNNNNNNNNNNNNNNNNNNNNNNNNNNNNNNNNNNNNNNNNNNNNNNTATATAGAAGTCGGATTTGGGATTTGGATATTCTTTTCAGTAACTATCCAATCAATGTAAATTGATAAATCAAAATCATCCTTACCTAAAATTTGGATAAAAAATGCATTTCTTTTTGATTTCGAATAGTATTCTCTATAGGATTCTGAAATGTTTATGTAATGTAGTAAGAGGGGGATTTGAGATTCATCAACACTGAGTATTTGACTTTTGGAGAGTATTGTTCTGGATAAGTAACTCAGGTTTAGATGTATACATAGGGAAAGCCGTGTGCAATGAAAAATGCAAGCACGGCTTGGGGAgagattttttattgttttcctttttcaattcaTTAACAAATCCAATTTCTACTCCATCCGACTAGTTCCGGGTTCGAGTCCCGGGCAACCCATATAATAtatggaatatatatatattaattaatatagatataaTGATAtccatattaattttaattataaaatctataaGAAAATACGTCgaagttatatttatataacGGTATATGTATATACCATAGTGAATTCATAATCATTTTCattctttgtttattttattagagtGGGGTAAAAAAAGCCAATTTAGATCAATCTAGATGAATAAAAGCATTTTCAACAGATATATATCAATATATCTTCTTGGTTGACACCAATATATGCCTCGTGTTATACTGTTGAATAACAAGCCCTCAATTATCTAGTTAGAGAGAATTCGTGTGCTTGAGAGTCCCTGATAATTCAAAAAACCAAGATTTTACCATGACTGCAATTTTAGAGAGACGCGAGAGCGAAAGCCTATGGGGTCGCTTCTGTAACTGGATAACCAGCACTGAAAACCGTCTTTACATTGGATGGTTTGGTGTTTTGATGATCCCTACTTTATTGACCGCAACTTCTGTATTTATTATCGCTTTCATTGCTGCCCCTCCAGTAGATATTGATGTTATTCGTGAGCCTGTTTCTGGATCTCTACTTTATGGAAACAATATTATTTCGGGTGCCATTATTCCTACTTCGGCGGCTATAGGTTTGCACTTTTACCCGATATGGGAAGCGGCATCTGTTGATGAATGGTTATACAATGGCGGTCCTTATGAACTAATTGTTCTACACTTCTTACTTGGTGTAGCTTGTTACATGGGTCGTGAGTGGGAACTTAGTTTTCGTCTGGGTATGCGCCCTTGGATTGCTGTTGCATATTCAGCTCCTGTTGCAGCGGCTACTGCTGTTTTCTTGATCTATCCAATTGGTCAAGGAAGCTTTTCGGATGGTATGCCTCTAGGCATTTCTGGTACCTTCAATTTTATGATTGTATTTCAGGCTGAACACAATATTCTTATGCATCCATTTCATATGTTAGGCGTAGCTGGTGTATTCGGCGGCTCCCTATTCAGTGCAATGCACGGTTCCTTGGTAACTTCTAGTTTGATTAGGGAAACCACAGAAAATGAATCTGCTAATGAAGGTTACAGATTCGGTCAAGAGGAAGAAACCTATAATATTGTGGCTGCTCATGGTTATTTTGGACGATTGATCTTCCAATATGCTAGTTTCAACAATTCTCGTTCTTTACATTTCTTCCTAGCTGCTTGGCCTGTAGTAGGTATCTGGTTTACCGCGTTA from Arachis duranensis cultivar V14167 unplaced genomic scaffold, aradu.V14167.gnm2.J7QH unplaced_Scaffold_65681, whole genome shotgun sequence harbors:
- the LOC127744607 gene encoding photosystem II protein D1-like, whose amino-acid sequence is MTAILERRESESLWGRFCNWITSTENRLYIGWFGVLMIPTLLTATSVFIIAFIAAPPVDIDVIREPVSGSLLYGNNIISGAIIPTSAAIGLHFYPIWEAASVDEWLYNGGPYELIVLHFLLGVACYMGREWELSFRLGMRPWIAVAYSAPVAAATAVFLIYPIGQGSFSDGMPLGISGTFNFMIVFQAEHNILMHPFHMLGVAGVFGGSLFSAMHGSLVTSSLIRETTENESANEGYRFGQEEETYNIVAAHGYFGRLIFQYASFNNSRSLHFFLAAWPVVGIWFTALGISTMAFNLNGFNFNQSVVDSQGRVINTWADIINRANLGMEVMHERNAHNFPLDLAAVEAPSLNG